The Rosa rugosa chromosome 1, drRosRugo1.1, whole genome shotgun sequence genomic sequence ACAACGTGTCTAATGTTCGTGCTACAAATCTTCTTAGGCTGCAGGTGGCTGTCCTGCATCTTTAAGGCCTGGCCGTTGGTTAGACTTGTACAGTGGTACTGGATCTGTTGGAATTGAAGCTATTAGCCGAGGATGTTCTGAGGTATCGTTGAAAAACTATATCCCGTCTCTTGCTTCTACTCTTATATTTTTAGCATAATTACTTGTCCAATTCTCTGAGCTCTTCCTCATTGCTGAACATACAGTCTGAAGTGGTCATCTGATTTTAGGTGAAGGTTAGGTTGGAACCTAGCGTTTCTGTTGGAATTTCATATTCATAGCATTTCCCCTCTTGCTTTTGTTATATTCACTACTATGTCACATCTCTTGTGTGGTTTGGTTAGGAAACTTACATATGTGAAATTCCAGGTGCATTTTGTTGAGATGGATCCGTGGGTGGTTTCGGAGGTTCTACGTCCAAACTTGGAATGGACTGGATTTCTTGATGTTTCAGTTATACATGCTGTGCGTGTTGAAAAGTTCATAGAACGTGCAGAGAAACTTGCTGGTATGTGCTGCTAGTCTCTCTTTCTCCAAACAAATGTCATGGTTTTATATATTGCAGAGAAGTTAGGTAACTACGTCCAGTTTCCTTTTTGAATCCATTCATTACAAATTGCAATTCAAATGCCTGTAGGTAAAGAACCTTTTGATTACATTAGTGTTACCCCTCCGTATACACAAGTTGACTATGCAGTACTGATGGATCAAATATCAAACTCGGCATTAGTTGGAGAAAATACCTTTATAGTAAGTCATGGTTATTTATTTCTTCTATGTGCTTAtgtttttgcttcttcttccttaATCCCCTCAATGTCATGGTCTAGGTGGTTGAGTATGCAACAAGGACCGACATGCTTGATTCATGTGGATGTCTTCTGAAGGTATTGCAAACTATCTGCAGTTTGTCTATGAATAAAGCATTACAAAATTTCGTCATATCAAAGTGGCTCCATACATATCCATTAATTATATTCAACTATGCTTCTactataatttttctttgctTGTTCGCCTCAATGGAGTTGATCTAGATGCTATTCAAAAAGTTGTTGGCTTTATTCTGCCAGGATACTCTTGTTATGTATGTTGGAGTAGTATGGAAGCCATGTGTTTCTGGGATTTTAATTGCTAATAATCTATTATGAAACTGCAGATAACCGATCGGCGGTTTGGCAGGACACACTTGGCTATTTATGGACCTAAGtgggcccagaagaagaagaagttagaAAAGTCACTACGGGGAGTAGCAGTAGAACTGTAGAAGTTGGACACAAGTCTTGAAATAGGAAGGAAACTGAAATCTGGAATTAAGATAACTTTGCAGAGGGGGCAATGACACATTCTCTAATGCCATGTTGAGAGAATGAAATATTTTCCCCCATTAACTTTGAGTCTTGTTGGAGGCTCGCAGCAGCTCTACTGCATGGTAAATTGCTGTTTCCCTGTATATATTCACTTGTGTGTCACAGGATCTCATAAGCATGCATAATTATATGCATATCGTTACATCTCCCTGATTGTGGAGTTCTGTATTTCAGGTAGCCTTCGGAGGCTTCGCTAGTACATTAGAGTTTTGTAGCTGATCAACAATTGTTAGAAGAGAAGTCAAACTTTTTAATGTTATAGACTTAAAGCTGAGTTTTGTCAAAATGTAAGGTATCTAAAACTGATTTTGTGTacatatattaatatattgGTTGAGAGTTAATTTTTGCTGATGGAATTTCTATGCATTTATCTTCTCACTAAATTTTTAGTAATGATCTCTCAATATTAGGGTTGCTAAATTCGTGAATAATCACCAACTTACCATTGAAAGCTGataaactttttttcttttgaactaTTGCTGTTATCATGTTGTTATGGAACCTATTCGTGTAGGATTGGTCTTACTTCATTTAAGGTTGGAGTGGAGGTAGTCTAGCATTTAGCATCAAACTGATTGAGCCCACTAACTGGTCAATTATGCTCTTAACAGCTGAGTTAAAGCAAACACTTTTGACCTAAAATCATGTTGGTTGTTGTAGCACAGAATTAACACTGGACCTCTTAAAAGCACAATGTATGTTCACCTAATAGAGGTGACAATATCCAAAAGTACAAATTTCATAAAGAGATATGTATTTTGATCAATTGGAGGATGGTGGGCCTGCTTAATCAATATATTGAGTTTTGTTGACAGAAGTGTGCTTTCTGTTTCTCTGAAACCATAAAGAAGTTGCATATGGAGCAGGGAAAGACTAGTAGGAGATTAGAATCAGCAATGCATTAAACCAAGACATAACCTTAGGTAAAGTAAGCTTATTTTGGAGAGAAATTAGCTTTGACCTTGGTACAAGCCTTTGTTTTGCGACCAGGGCTTGATGTATTGTTATTCATTGTGACTTAATAATTGTATGTAGATGTAAACTTAATTTCGCACactgacacacacacacacatatattgcAGAGCGCAAAAGTATTAACATTATCTGCTATTCTGCTTGCATGACCACATATATACAGACCCGAGTTGAAGAATCTGGGACAACCAAAGCAGTCACCAATTTGAGTCAATTTCAGAGTTGTTTTCCTTCTTTTACTTTCTGGATGGATAATTTCAGTTCTTTTGTGTTTGGGATTGGAGATTATATGTTTGAAGTTCTAGGTATTGGGTTATGATGTATTTTGAATTGCATTTGCATTGTTTCTTTATATCAGGAACCACATGCATTTCATCAAGTATGCTCTTTTATAGCTAATGTTTGGATCGTTTTGTCTCTCCCTTCCCTGTTTGGACCTTTTAGTTACTAATTGAGCTTAGTGGAAGTTGGGACCCCTAGGGTAAATTGTTATCAGATGGACCCTGGTCAATTGATAGACTCTAGTTTCCACTACCTATTTGTGAAGAAAGAGTTGGGACCTATTATGGACCTGATATCTTCTATAATTGAAAGGGGTGTCCTACATGTATCATTGAACCATAGTTATTTT encodes the following:
- the LOC133726464 gene encoding uncharacterized protein LOC133726464, whose translation is MALSSSTTLSPFTVNVTTDFLGSSSTSLPRFNFISRPCTNRRPSPLIVLSSKSGDRAWNEAKRQLMEQYGFDPDVALTEPTRKGKKKKSSTELQEASQAEPKPKRTTHKLLQVLGGKARRMKLLSPKGMDVRPMMEVVKGAAFDILQAAGGCPASLRPGRWLDLYSGTGSVGIEAISRGCSEVHFVEMDPWVVSEVLRPNLEWTGFLDVSVIHAVRVEKFIERAEKLAGKEPFDYISVTPPYTQVDYAVLMDQISNSALVGENTFIVVEYATRTDMLDSCGCLLKITDRRFGRTHLAIYGPKWAQKKKKLEKSLRGVAVEL